One Anaerohalosphaeraceae bacterium genomic region harbors:
- a CDS encoding sigma-70 family RNA polymerase sigma factor: MDIQEPKSAQFFRYYNGAQKRLYAYLLMMVHNHNDAEDLLQETASILWEQYEQFDPRQSFAAWAIGIARNKALDFLKQKRSTRPMLSESFYEEMSNLAESESQNMDRRLAALRTCLKRLSPDNQQLIRLRFEEGISIKKLSQNLPYSADALYKKISRIYSSLYECIHRTLLQGEHL; this comes from the coding sequence ATGGACATACAAGAGCCAAAAAGTGCTCAGTTTTTCCGCTACTACAATGGGGCTCAGAAACGATTATACGCCTACCTTCTGATGATGGTTCACAATCACAATGACGCCGAGGATCTCCTGCAGGAAACCGCCAGCATCCTCTGGGAACAGTATGAGCAATTTGACCCCCGTCAGAGTTTTGCCGCCTGGGCGATCGGCATCGCCCGCAACAAGGCACTGGATTTTCTAAAACAGAAACGTTCCACCCGCCCGATGCTCAGTGAGTCCTTTTATGAAGAAATGTCCAACCTGGCCGAATCCGAATCACAAAATATGGATCGCCGGCTGGCTGCCCTGCGAACCTGCCTGAAGCGGCTTTCCCCGGACAATCAGCAGCTGATTCGCCTTCGGTTTGAGGAGGGAATCTCCATCAAAAAACTTTCTCAAAACCTGCCCTACTCCGCCGATGCGCTCTACAAAAAAATTTCCCGCATCTACAGTTCTCTGTATGAATGCATCCATCGCACCCTCCTTCAGGGGGAACACCTATGA